One window from the genome of Paenibacillus azoreducens encodes:
- a CDS encoding DUF7638 domain-containing protein has product MHKISRQKTVEGTQIPGIIHNMQYFYINLDVYEDGMMNCWELVDLDGLKEKLEIGWLVPSIPDGENISIHGLGAYKIITGSWNYDKNSYYEYIKKAIERLNPNLNNIYTVSEEEKKLLEQRRISYSPEAKDFYVKSELFYQTVEGNGFPIFMKHEGCCYLANLVVYQDGCVKCYYSGYELDYKIEEVQEMFRNGTFFTEFKTPTKMMIDDFAEVTLGEAVYCTDPEEKYKELLDIHSKLNGKKTSLEKCREAYYSYLEYPSDYTRERLKELYELIPEHERMYLGDMDSKDADYIRIIYYPEDKREV; this is encoded by the coding sequence ATTCATAAAATTAGCAGGCAAAAGACTGTAGAGGGCACGCAAATTCCGGGCATTATCCATAACATGCAGTATTTCTACATTAATCTCGATGTATATGAAGATGGAATGATGAATTGTTGGGAATTAGTGGATTTGGATGGCCTAAAAGAAAAACTTGAAATCGGTTGGCTTGTGCCAAGCATCCCGGATGGAGAAAATATATCAATCCATGGATTAGGGGCGTACAAAATTATAACCGGGTCGTGGAATTATGATAAGAACAGCTATTATGAGTACATAAAGAAAGCGATTGAGCGCCTTAATCCTAATTTGAATAATATATATACCGTTTCGGAAGAAGAAAAAAAGTTATTGGAGCAGCGGAGAATATCTTATTCGCCGGAAGCAAAGGATTTTTATGTGAAAAGCGAATTATTTTATCAAACAGTTGAAGGGAATGGGTTCCCTATCTTCATGAAGCATGAGGGATGCTGCTACTTAGCCAATTTGGTGGTTTACCAAGACGGGTGTGTGAAATGTTATTATTCAGGATACGAGTTGGATTATAAAATAGAAGAGGTTCAAGAAATGTTTCGTAACGGTACCTTTTTCACGGAATTTAAGACACCCACAAAAATGATGATTGATGATTTTGCGGAGGTTACGCTTGGAGAAGCCGTATACTGTACCGATCCTGAAGAAAAATATAAGGAACTTTTGGATATCCACTCCAAACTGAATGGAAAGAAAACATCATTAGAAAAATGCAGGGAAGCCTACTATAGTTATCTTGAATATCCCTCTGACTATACAAGGGAGAGGCTTAAAGAACTGTACGAACTTATTCCGGAGCATGAAAGAATGTATTTGGGAGATATGGATAGTAAAGATGCCGATTATATAAGAATCATTTATTATCCAGAAGATAAAAGAGAAGTCTAG
- a CDS encoding TetR/AcrR family transcriptional regulator has translation MENNIKMDRRIKRTRHFIKEALISLIPEKGFDAITIQDITVRADINRSTFYFHYRDKHDLLEQSINEMLAEAVNALQGEQKPPSPATPDYTPIPTFVRMFEHIGSNREFYQVMLKGVPGFGWRVLELIKTQCYEGISALQPNMEQFLVSKDFFITYAAGAHLAVIVSWLDNDLPYTPKYMAEQLAHIMGRGLYNAAGVQLGQQERSSGGT, from the coding sequence TTGGAAAATAATATCAAAATGGATCGCCGGATAAAACGTACGCGACATTTTATAAAAGAGGCTCTGATTTCACTCATTCCGGAAAAGGGATTTGATGCAATCACGATCCAGGATATTACCGTTCGCGCCGATATTAATCGATCTACGTTTTATTTTCACTACCGGGATAAACATGACTTATTGGAGCAAAGCATCAATGAAATGCTCGCCGAGGCTGTGAACGCCCTGCAAGGAGAGCAAAAGCCTCCTTCTCCAGCAACTCCCGACTACACTCCCATTCCCACCTTCGTTCGGATGTTCGAACATATCGGCAGCAACCGGGAATTCTATCAAGTGATGCTGAAAGGCGTACCGGGATTCGGATGGCGCGTGCTTGAATTAATCAAAACGCAGTGTTATGAAGGAATTTCTGCATTGCAGCCGAATATGGAGCAGTTCCTGGTATCGAAGGATTTTTTCATTACGTATGCGGCCGGCGCGCATCTGGCTGTCATCGTCTCCTGGTTGGATAATGATCTGCCTTACACTCCGAAGTACATGGCCGAACAGCTCGCGCATATTATGGGACGAGGTCTCTACAACGCAGCGGGTGTGCAGCTTGGACAGCAGGAACGATCATCGGGTGGCACATAA
- a CDS encoding metal-dependent hydrolase family protein: MSNFVLKGGRLIDGLGSIIEDSVVQVRDEHIIAVGTASELEIPADAEVIDVKGKVVMPGLIDAHVHIIGGKAANPVMVSLTPPEVLVGRALNDMKKLIDAGFTSVRDCGSHVAVHVRSLIAEGEYDGPRLKTSYKMLSQTGGHGDLHMLPQSFNSYGRLCDGVAECRKAAREMFREGADFIKICSSGGVLSEKDDPRSPQFTVEEIEAIVYEAQAFGSYVASHAQSTIGIKNALKAGVKTIEHGILLDDEAIELMLKQDAILVPTLAITHLIVTEGQHYGIPPFGLKKAQAYHDIHKENIVKAYKAGVKIAAGSDLMGCKPVEHGKNGLELALMVDEIGMSPMEAIMAATRFSAEAMAMEDVGVLAPGKKADLLVVDGDPSKDIHVLLDSSHIEKVFVDGKSLK, from the coding sequence ATGTCAAATTTCGTGCTTAAAGGCGGACGATTGATCGACGGTCTCGGCAGCATCATTGAAGATTCGGTGGTACAGGTGCGGGACGAGCATATCATTGCCGTAGGTACGGCCTCCGAATTGGAGATTCCTGCCGATGCGGAAGTGATTGATGTAAAGGGCAAAGTGGTTATGCCGGGTTTGATTGACGCTCATGTTCACATTATCGGCGGAAAAGCGGCTAATCCGGTCATGGTCTCGCTCACTCCGCCGGAAGTATTGGTTGGCCGGGCGCTAAATGATATGAAAAAGCTGATCGACGCCGGTTTTACCAGCGTCCGCGATTGCGGCAGCCATGTTGCGGTTCATGTCCGCAGCCTGATTGCCGAAGGCGAGTATGACGGGCCGCGGTTAAAAACTTCTTATAAAATGTTAAGCCAAACGGGCGGGCATGGAGATTTGCATATGCTGCCCCAATCCTTCAATTCCTATGGAAGACTGTGCGACGGCGTTGCGGAATGCCGTAAAGCAGCCCGCGAAATGTTCCGGGAAGGCGCCGATTTTATTAAAATTTGCTCATCCGGAGGCGTATTATCGGAGAAAGATGATCCGCGTTCGCCTCAGTTCACGGTAGAAGAAATCGAGGCTATCGTATATGAAGCCCAAGCTTTCGGTTCCTATGTCGCTTCGCATGCGCAAAGCACCATAGGCATCAAAAACGCGCTTAAGGCCGGGGTAAAGACCATTGAACACGGTATTTTGCTTGACGATGAAGCGATTGAACTGATGCTGAAGCAGGATGCGATTCTCGTGCCTACGCTTGCCATCACCCATTTGATCGTCACCGAAGGGCAGCATTATGGCATACCGCCATTTGGACTCAAAAAAGCACAAGCATATCATGATATTCATAAAGAAAATATCGTCAAAGCGTATAAAGCAGGAGTTAAAATCGCGGCGGGAAGCGATTTGATGGGCTGCAAGCCTGTCGAGCATGGCAAAAACGGGCTGGAGCTCGCCTTGATGGTGGATGAAATCGGGATGAGCCCGATGGAAGCCATTATGGCCGCTACCCGTTTCTCCGCCGAAGCGATGGCAATGGAGGATGTGGGAGTGCTTGCCCCAGGGAAGAAAGCAGACCTGCTTGTCGTTGACGGAGATCCGTCCAAAGATATTCACGTATTATTGGATTCCAGTCATATTGAAAAGGTCTTTGTAGACGGGAAATCATTGAAATAG
- a CDS encoding tRNA dihydrouridine synthase, with protein MNHNFWLDLPRPFFVLAPMEDVTHVVFRHVVSKAGRPDVFFTEFANTESYCHPEGNHSVRGRLLFTEDEQPMVAHIWGDKPEYFQKMSIGMAKLGFKGIDINMGCPVHNVASNGKGSGLILRPEVAAEIIQAAKAGGLPVSVKTRLGFTRVDEWQDWLTHILKQDIANLSIHLRTREEMSQVDAHWELIPEIKELRDRVAPQTLLTINGDIPDRQTGLKLAEQYGVDGIMIGRGIFKNPFAFEKEPREHSSTEYLDLLRLQLDLHDQYSQELETRPFKALHRFFKIYVKGFRGASELRNQLMSTASTDEVRALLDEFSRAMDEGGDS; from the coding sequence GTGAACCATAATTTTTGGCTTGATTTACCCCGGCCTTTTTTCGTACTTGCACCAATGGAAGATGTGACGCACGTTGTTTTTCGTCATGTCGTGAGTAAAGCGGGAAGACCGGATGTGTTTTTTACAGAGTTTGCGAATACCGAGAGCTATTGTCACCCGGAAGGAAATCATAGTGTGCGCGGCCGTTTGCTATTTACCGAGGATGAACAACCCATGGTTGCACATATATGGGGCGATAAGCCGGAGTATTTTCAAAAGATGAGTATCGGTATGGCGAAGCTAGGATTTAAAGGGATCGACATCAATATGGGTTGTCCTGTTCATAATGTGGCATCCAATGGGAAGGGGAGCGGCTTAATTCTCCGCCCAGAGGTTGCAGCTGAAATCATACAAGCGGCAAAGGCAGGAGGACTGCCTGTCAGTGTGAAGACCAGACTTGGTTTCACGAGGGTGGATGAATGGCAGGACTGGTTGACGCATATCTTGAAGCAGGATATCGCTAATCTTTCGATCCATTTGCGTACAAGAGAGGAAATGAGCCAAGTCGATGCGCATTGGGAACTGATTCCTGAAATTAAGGAACTTCGGGATCGTGTGGCGCCACAGACGCTGCTCACGATTAATGGAGATATTCCTGATCGTCAAACGGGCTTGAAGCTGGCTGAACAATATGGTGTGGATGGGATCATGATCGGGCGTGGTATTTTTAAAAATCCATTTGCCTTTGAAAAAGAGCCGAGGGAACATAGCAGCACCGAATACCTTGATCTTTTAAGATTGCAGCTTGATCTCCATGATCAGTATTCCCAAGAATTAGAGACCCGTCCATTCAAAGCTCTTCATCGCTTTTTCAAGATTTATGTCAAAGGGTTCAGAGGGGCAAGCGAACTAAGAAATCAATTGATGAGCACAGCGTCTACAGATGAAGTACGTGCGCTTTTGGACGAATTTTCGAGGGCTATGGATGAGGGTGGAGACAGTTAA